The Deltaproteobacteria bacterium genome segment GAAATTTGCAGACTTCTTTACCGCTGCCATGGACAGTCGTGGTGCATTTCTTGCTCATAGGCTGGCAGAAAGGTTCGATCTCAGCCGGCACGATGCTCTTTTGGACATTGCGGGTGGATCGGGGATATACGCCTGTTCCATTGCGAGAGTGAATAGCCATCTTGCCGCCACCGTTCTTGAGATACCACCCGTTGATCTGGCAGCGACTCGTTCAATTGCATCAAAGGGTATGTCGTCCAGGGTTAACGTAATTGCTGGAAATATGTTTGACGGGCTTCCCATCGGCTATGATATCCATCTGTTTGCCAATGCTTTCCACGACTGGGACATGGATTCCGTGCAAAAATTATCAACTAATTCCTTCAGGAGTCTGCCTCGAGAAGGCATGATTGCGGTTTTTGATGCCCATTTGAATCAATTCAAGAATGGTCCTCTTTCCGTTGCTGAATATTCTTGTCTCTTAATGCATTCGACGGAAGGTAAATGCTATTCAACAAGAGAAATTGGCAACATTCTTACTTCCGCTGGTTTTAATCAGATTGAAGTCACCGATGTGGCGGCGGACAGGACCTTAATTACTGGAAAGAAGGACTATGTTCCGTGAGGCGATGAAGGATCATTGCAACGCGAAAACCCGATAATAATAAGGATGGTCCAACAAAACAAATTCAGCCGACGCAACAAACCGCGCCGCTGATTTGCAACGTTAGGTGCCAAATGGAACCTACAGCTAAAGAGCGAAAATTCTGGCGGGTGGTCGCGGCTACGCTCGGGTTGCTCCTATCTATTTTTGTTGTTGTTAATTCCGTGCGTGCTGAAACCGTTCCCTCGAGAATCACTTTACTGTTTTTCGGCAGTCTCGTTGCATTAGGGATCGGGAACGTGATCGTGAACGCGAGGTCATCGCCAGTCATTCTCACGGAGCACGAAGAAACGCGATTTCGGCGCAGGCAGCATATTGTCGGCTTCTCGTTCAGCTTAATTTTGGGTCTTTTAATAATGCTGACTGACCTGCGCGGATCTGGGCTGGCTTATCTGTTTGTGCCTATTATCGTTTTGCCATTTGTTTTGCTCCTTCGGGAACGTTTGATTAGGGGTTAGCACGATGAAGACGTAAAATTGACTTTTGACTAATTGCGGTAAAATGGATGATATTAATGATGTTGTAGGGCTATCGTAAATTATTGATTTACTTTGAAACGGCATACGAAAGGCTATAAATGATAAATGGGTCAAGAGCGGATTTGACCCTTTCATTCGTTTTGACCCCTTTATCTCCCTGCAAAATATTTTGCATAGATGGGATTGCCGAGGCTTTTATTAACGGGACTTAATCAACCGAATTGCCCTGGTGCGTGATCCTTATGCCGGGTGGTGTGGGAGGAGGGGAGTCGTGAGGTTCCTGCCTATCCCGATTCGCCAGTCAAAAGAAGGAAATAGTGCCATGAGTAACCCGAAGCCACAGAAGAAAAAACGTAAATCGGGTATCCCCACTGGAAATGCTGGTGAGTACTTCGTGATGGGAGAACTATTGCGGCGCGGATTGGATGCCCAGTTGGCTGATCGCAATACGAAAGACTATGACATTCTTGTTGGGCTCCCCGCCGACAAAGTTTTAAAGAAGCTGCAGGTCAAAAGCGTGCGGTCTGCACCTTGGTATGTCAAGACTGCGAGCTATCGAGATGATCTCGCTGACCAGTTGACAATCTTTGTTCTCCTTGGGGACGAAAACGCTCACAAGCAAGTGCGCTATTTCATAACCAGAAATAGTGATGTCGCAGGACACGTTCATCGCCCGCAGAACTGGAAGAACAATGGTTTCATGCCTCTCAACGCGATCAAAGAGTACGAAGATCGATGGGACATTTTCGCTGAATGAAGAAGGATGTCCATTCAGGCAATCCAGCGGACGGCTTTCAGCCTCCGCTGATCGGCAGGTTATGTTCCCGAGACCGAGACGGAATGAATCCGTGAAAACGGATAAGGACAAAACATGTTGAAATTAACCGAACAGGAAAAGCAGGAGATCTTCCCCTATCTCGAGTCGGATCGGAAATTGTTGGAGAAATAAAGGGGCCAAAATGAAGGGGTTAAATCGGCTCTTGACTTATTACGGTAAAGTGGTTGATATCCATTCGGTTGTAGAAACTCGCATATTATTAATGTGCTTCTAAACGCCATTGGAAAAGTATGAATGATAAATGAGTCAAAGGCAGACCTGAGTCAAAGGCAGACCTGACCCCTTTCACGTTTCGTTTCTCTTTGTCCTCCTTTCTCCTTCTGTGGCCATGTAATAAATAAAGCTATATCGACTAAATTGATTGCACCTCTCATTACTGTATGCTCCCTGCAAAAAACTCAGAGCGACCAAAAAATGCATAAACTTCATTTGTTAATCTCTCGTGAAATAAGCCTATCACGCCTTTTTTCTCAGAAATAACGATCCCACGGCACCAGCAAAGGAAACAACGGTGGATAAAACAAAGGCTCCTGTAAAAGATCCTGTTACATCTTTAATATAGCCGGCCGCAGCCGGGCCTAATGCCTGTCCAACGCCGAAGAATAAGGTTATGCAAAGTCCCGCAGGGGCCAACCTTGGGCCCACTGCATCCCCGGCAGCAGCAGCCAGAATAACGGGGATTGAAGAAATGGTAAAGCCATAAATGATGGTTGATATATACAATCCCGGAAGATTGGTCCAAAATGCGAAGATAAGGTAAGAGAAAGCAAGAACGATATAGGCATACATAGATCCAAACCGTCTCCCGACCTTATCAGACACGCTCCCCCACAACACACCGCTTGATATGCTGCATAAACCAAGGACAGCGAACATTCCGCCGGCATTTTTGGGAGAAAGACCAATCTCTTTCGTAAGATATGCAATAAAAAAAGTAAGGTAGATAATGTAAGAGAAGCCGTACATTAAGTATACGCTGCCCAGCTTCCAGATTTCCCTTTCTTTTATCACATCGCGCCACGCCGAAAGGAAAGAAACACCATGCCTGTTGCCCTGATTACCCTTTTCATCCCCAGTGCTGCCATACATTGAGAGACCTTTTTCCGCAGGAGTGTTTCTCTCAAGGGCAAACACAATAAAGGAACCCGCAAAGACTATGATCCCCATAGCATACCATGCATACCTCCATCCATTGTTTCCATAGTTGACAATAAAATAAGGAAGGATAATACCTGCGAGAGAGAGTCCTATACCGGTTCCTACTGTGGCAATACCTGTACCAAGACCTCGTTTTCGAACCACGAACCACGCAGCGGGTAGGGCCATAACAGGGATATAGCTTCCGCCATTACCCATTCCTGTAATCAGCCGCATAACAAAGGCAGAGCCAAATGATTCGGAGAGTCCTGTAAGAAAAAGACAGACCCCCATGACCAGAAGGGAAATAAAGATAATATTTCTTGCCCCGAAACGGGCAGCAAGGAAACCTCCAATCACTGCGAGACAGAGATAGCCGATGAAATTACCGGTGCCAATAAGACCTACCTGGGTATAGGTCAAAGACAACCCTTCTTTCATGGGTGGTAGAATGACCGAATACGACATCCTCCCAAATCCATGGGCAAGGAGAACAACAAGAGCTCCTGTCCATGCAATAACCCATGCATAATGTTTCTTCATGAATCCGCCTTTTTTTCTTTAAACATATCCGGCAGAGACAATCTTGTCAAAATTTTTGTGAAAATAAAGATGGGGATGCCTGGCCAAGCCGGCACGCATCCCCTTGATCTAAAGCGTTATTTGTATCTTTCTGAAATGTACTTACTTTTTCTCAACTCTTAGTTCTCAGCCATCAGCTAATGGCTATGTTACGCTCCATCAAGCGTATGATGCTCGTGTGCTCTGAACCAGTCCACCGGACTTACAAAGTATTCTTCCAAATCTTTGAGGGAAAGGTAATGTTCATATTCGATGGAAGCAAGGAGGTCGAAGAAGGGAAGAAGTCAAATCTGCTCTTGACTCATTGTGGCAAATTGGTTGATGCCCCATAAGTTGTAAGGCATCGTGTATTATTGATGTACCTTTGAACGCCATATGAAGGGGCATAGATGATCAAGGGGGCAAGAGCAGTCCCGACTCCTTCAATCGCCGATTA includes the following:
- a CDS encoding MFS transporter, which encodes MKKHYAWVIAWTGALVVLLAHGFGRMSYSVILPPMKEGLSLTYTQVGLIGTGNFIGYLCLAVIGGFLAARFGARNIIFISLLVMGVCLFLTGLSESFGSAFVMRLITGMGNGGSYIPVMALPAAWFVVRKRGLGTGIATVGTGIGLSLAGIILPYFIVNYGNNGWRYAWYAMGIIVFAGSFIVFALERNTPAEKGLSMYGSTGDEKGNQGNRHGVSFLSAWRDVIKEREIWKLGSVYLMYGFSYIIYLTFFIAYLTKEIGLSPKNAGGMFAVLGLCSISSGVLWGSVSDKVGRRFGSMYAYIVLAFSYLIFAFWTNLPGLYISTIIYGFTISSIPVILAAAAGDAVGPRLAPAGLCITLFFGVGQALGPAAAGYIKDVTGSFTGAFVLSTVVSFAGAVGSLFLRKKA
- a CDS encoding methyltransferase, with protein sequence SRGQGGDVSNLTRSSVQLDESRADLTPSLKNRPQCVEFQEVLKTGKPAGWSSKKEGKDWMKSMQDPKFADFFTAAMDSRGAFLAHRLAERFDLSRHDALLDIAGGSGIYACSIARVNSHLAATVLEIPPVDLAATRSIASKGMSSRVNVIAGNMFDGLPIGYDIHLFANAFHDWDMDSVQKLSTNSFRSLPREGMIAVFDAHLNQFKNGPLSVAEYSCLLMHSTEGKCYSTREIGNILTSAGFNQIEVTDVAADRTLITGKKDYVP